From one Syntrophorhabdaceae bacterium genomic stretch:
- a CDS encoding adenylate/guanylate cyclase domain-containing protein yields MPKKKRRVRNIVLLASVSFAISLVLFLFDVLAPYENRSFDLFSQYLNPARASDRIVIIEIDQQSIDALSLESINWPWPRQVYAPIIEFASLADAFLVDILFTEPSSYGQEDDMVLGDAVAKASNVYLPFFLSRNEKTVGPEDMAYLRRFAIAGGPPSGPAYRSVTTPIDVIRHGAGGSGNVAINPDGDGVYRRIPLAFTMGDMALPNLALSWFTGRGMVKMDSGRILFRNRPLPLTDGKLLLRFPSGRKPFTVIPAIDILSAYRDTGKGQSKTLSPSFFKGKVVFLGMTAPGLLDLKSTPTMPVSTGVHVNATVFENLDLGTFMRPVSGPFVALFMLLVSLFIAAFVLTFHTIAKNLSAFAASSILILGIAAALFSRQYYLPTTYLMVTLILGFILSAAFSYALEGRERQFIKRTFSQYMDKTIVEHVLQNPDIVKPGGKKARVTVLFADIAGFTTISERNSPEDTALMLHRVLNELTEVVIEEKGVVDKYIGDCIMAFWGAPLETPNDEINACRCSLKFIEAIGTINGIFERDGISPVAIRVGLHTGEAIAGNMGSVRLFDFTVVGDTVNLASRLESVNKVFGTSIIVSEHTLAKTYGLFASRSLGPIEVKGKSEPVVIHEVICENDNVPPAVRKKIDLYDEALRVYREQRFSEAVELFNALLAEFPHDGPSEFYKKRAEAMAGDFSLTNNWDIIRMTEK; encoded by the coding sequence GTGCCGAAAAAGAAACGCCGCGTACGCAATATCGTCCTTCTTGCCTCCGTATCTTTCGCCATTTCTCTTGTCCTCTTTCTTTTTGATGTCCTGGCCCCCTACGAGAACAGGTCCTTCGACCTCTTCTCCCAATATTTGAACCCGGCGCGGGCGTCGGACCGGATCGTCATCATAGAGATCGATCAGCAGTCGATAGACGCGCTCAGTCTGGAAAGCATCAATTGGCCCTGGCCCCGGCAGGTCTATGCGCCCATCATTGAATTTGCCTCCCTTGCCGACGCCTTTCTTGTGGATATCCTCTTTACCGAACCGTCCTCATACGGTCAGGAGGACGACATGGTGCTTGGCGATGCCGTCGCTAAGGCATCGAATGTCTATCTGCCGTTCTTCCTGTCGCGGAACGAGAAGACCGTGGGCCCTGAAGACATGGCGTACCTGAGGCGTTTTGCCATCGCCGGAGGTCCACCGTCAGGACCGGCATATCGGTCCGTCACGACCCCCATCGATGTCATCCGGCACGGCGCGGGGGGTTCGGGAAACGTCGCCATAAACCCCGATGGCGACGGCGTCTACCGGAGGATACCCCTGGCATTCACCATGGGGGACATGGCGCTTCCCAATCTGGCCCTCTCCTGGTTCACCGGCCGGGGTATGGTGAAAATGGACTCTGGCAGGATCCTGTTTCGGAACAGGCCTCTTCCCCTGACGGACGGAAAGCTTCTCCTTCGTTTTCCCAGCGGCCGAAAGCCCTTCACGGTCATTCCCGCCATCGATATACTCAGCGCATATCGCGATACGGGCAAGGGGCAGAGCAAAACGCTTTCCCCGAGCTTCTTCAAGGGCAAGGTCGTCTTCCTGGGAATGACGGCACCCGGTCTTCTGGACCTTAAATCAACACCGACGATGCCCGTTTCGACAGGCGTTCACGTCAATGCGACAGTCTTTGAAAATCTTGATCTGGGCACATTCATGCGCCCCGTTTCAGGACCCTTTGTTGCGCTTTTCATGCTTCTTGTCAGTCTTTTCATTGCGGCCTTCGTACTCACCTTTCACACCATAGCGAAAAACCTTTCCGCCTTCGCGGCAAGCTCCATCCTTATCCTGGGAATTGCGGCGGCACTCTTTTCCCGCCAGTACTATCTTCCCACAACGTATCTCATGGTGACCCTCATTCTCGGCTTTATCCTTTCCGCGGCCTTCAGCTATGCCCTCGAGGGACGGGAAAGGCAGTTCATCAAGAGGACCTTTTCACAGTACATGGACAAGACCATCGTCGAGCATGTCCTCCAGAACCCCGACATCGTCAAGCCCGGCGGCAAGAAAGCGAGAGTCACGGTGCTTTTTGCCGACATTGCCGGTTTCACGACCATCTCCGAGCGAAATTCCCCCGAGGACACGGCCCTGATGCTTCACCGGGTGTTGAACGAACTTACCGAGGTTGTCATCGAAGAAAAAGGGGTCGTTGACAAATACATCGGCGATTGCATCATGGCTTTCTGGGGCGCCCCCCTAGAAACACCGAACGACGAGATCAACGCATGCCGATGCTCTCTTAAGTTCATCGAGGCCATCGGCACAATAAACGGCATCTTTGAGCGCGATGGCATCTCACCCGTCGCAATACGGGTCGGCCTTCACACCGGGGAGGCCATTGCCGGCAACATGGGAAGCGTCAGGCTTTTCGATTTCACCGTCGTCGGCGATACGGTGAACCTTGCGTCACGCCTCGAATCGGTGAACAAGGTATTCGGCACAAGCATCATTGTCAGCGAGCACACCCTTGCAAAGACCTATGGCCTCTTCGCATCGCGCAGTCTGGGGCCCATCGAGGTAAAAGGGAAATCAGAGCCCGTGGTCATTCACGAGGTTATCTGCGAAAACGACAATGTCCCTCCCGCTGTCAGAAAAAAGATCGACCTCTACGACGAGGCACTCCGTGTCTACCGGGAGCAGAGATTCTCTGAAGCGGTGGAACTCTTCAACGCCCTTCTTGCGGAATTCCCCCATGACGGGCCCTCCGAATTCTACAAAAAACGGGCCGAAGCCATGGCGGGAGATTTTTCTTTGACAAACAACTGGGATATTATTAGAATGACTGAGAAATGA
- a CDS encoding ATP-binding protein translates to MITKLNPGELYKKCDADSFAFARTDAIVELPMTIGQEKALRSLDFGLNMDSTGFNIFAIGESGTGKMSTVMYMLKNKAAGEEAPADWCYVNNFKDPDSSIALSFGPGKGAVFQKELEEMIKILKLEIPKAFESKEYETHKNKIVDEFQQKQGEYFTRLDAEAKERGFSVKRTPTGVLIVPVKEDGELMSKEEFDALEPKTRKKLEETGRLFQEKLNDVVRILREAEKIVREMVMRLDRMVALDIVGPMIDVIQKKYAEQEKVVRYLEDVKEDILTHLEDFKVTEEQPSPIAFLKMPRTETSFSRYAVNVIVNNGESKGAPVVYESNPTYLNLFGRMEYKVQYGMATTDFTMVKAGSLHKANGGYLVIDALELLRNPFSYEALKRALKNKEIRIEDVLEQYRLISAAGLKPEAVPLNVKVVLIGNPYLYYMLHAYDEDSRELFKVKADFDSRMERSRENMDKYALYVAQCQRDENLLPFDRTAVARLVEMGSRFADHQEKLSTRFSDIADLLREAHYWAKKDGNDAVSAVHVTRALKEKIFRVNRIEERLQEMMLEDTLIVNTSGEKVGQVNGLAVLDIGDYAFGKPSRITAKTYMGRAGVVNLERETKMSGKIHEKAILIITSYLGGKYAFKKPISLSASITFEQLYEMVEGDSATCAELYALLSSISGVPLKQSFAVTGSMDQNGDVQPIGGVNQKIEGFFHLCRMRGLDGSHGVIIPKRNARNLVLGDEVIEAVDKGLFSVYTIDGMEEGLELLTGIPAGELLEDGTYPEGTLNYLVEKRLTEISETMEKKKEREQEGPSKKKNGDQ, encoded by the coding sequence GTGATAACGAAATTGAACCCCGGTGAACTTTACAAGAAGTGCGACGCCGATTCCTTTGCCTTTGCGAGGACCGACGCCATCGTCGAACTGCCGATGACGATAGGTCAGGAAAAGGCCCTCAGATCGTTGGACTTCGGGCTGAACATGGACAGTACGGGTTTCAACATCTTTGCGATCGGCGAGAGCGGAACGGGCAAGATGTCGACGGTGATGTACATGCTCAAGAATAAGGCCGCCGGCGAGGAAGCCCCTGCCGACTGGTGCTACGTTAATAACTTCAAGGACCCCGATAGTTCCATTGCACTTTCTTTCGGGCCGGGCAAGGGTGCCGTTTTTCAGAAGGAACTTGAGGAGATGATCAAGATCCTCAAGCTGGAAATACCTAAGGCCTTTGAATCAAAAGAGTATGAGACACATAAGAACAAGATCGTTGACGAGTTCCAGCAGAAACAGGGGGAATATTTCACCCGTCTCGATGCCGAGGCAAAGGAGAGAGGTTTTAGTGTGAAGCGCACCCCGACGGGGGTGCTAATCGTTCCCGTCAAGGAGGATGGGGAACTCATGTCGAAGGAGGAGTTTGACGCCCTCGAACCGAAGACAAGGAAGAAGCTCGAAGAGACGGGACGCCTTTTCCAGGAGAAATTGAACGATGTGGTCCGCATCCTGCGAGAGGCGGAGAAGATCGTCAGGGAAATGGTCATGCGCCTCGACAGGATGGTTGCCCTCGATATCGTCGGCCCCATGATCGATGTTATCCAGAAGAAATACGCTGAGCAGGAGAAGGTCGTAAGGTATCTCGAGGACGTCAAGGAGGACATACTGACCCACCTCGAGGATTTCAAGGTCACCGAGGAGCAGCCCTCACCCATCGCTTTTCTCAAAATGCCGAGGACGGAGACCTCTTTTTCCAGGTATGCCGTCAATGTCATTGTTAACAACGGAGAGAGCAAGGGGGCGCCCGTCGTCTACGAGAGCAACCCCACGTACCTCAATCTTTTCGGAAGGATGGAGTACAAGGTTCAGTATGGCATGGCAACGACGGACTTCACCATGGTCAAGGCCGGATCGCTGCACAAAGCCAATGGAGGTTATCTCGTTATCGATGCCCTCGAACTCTTGAGGAACCCATTCTCCTACGAGGCCCTGAAACGGGCCCTCAAGAACAAGGAGATCCGCATTGAGGATGTCCTTGAGCAGTACCGTCTCATCAGCGCTGCGGGTCTCAAACCGGAGGCTGTCCCTCTGAATGTTAAGGTCGTCCTCATAGGCAACCCGTATCTTTATTATATGCTCCACGCATACGACGAGGACTCCCGGGAACTTTTCAAGGTCAAGGCCGATTTCGACAGCCGCATGGAAAGAAGCCGGGAGAACATGGACAAGTACGCCCTGTACGTCGCCCAGTGCCAGAGGGATGAGAACCTCCTTCCCTTTGACAGGACGGCGGTGGCGCGGCTCGTGGAGATGGGTTCGCGCTTTGCCGACCACCAGGAGAAGCTCTCGACGCGTTTCAGCGACATTGCCGACCTCTTAAGAGAAGCCCATTACTGGGCGAAGAAGGACGGGAACGATGCCGTGAGCGCCGTTCACGTGACGAGGGCCCTCAAGGAGAAGATCTTCCGGGTGAACCGCATTGAGGAAAGGCTCCAGGAGATGATGCTCGAAGACACCCTCATTGTGAACACCTCAGGCGAAAAGGTGGGACAGGTCAACGGTCTTGCCGTTCTTGATATCGGCGACTATGCCTTCGGCAAACCCTCGCGGATCACCGCAAAGACATATATGGGCCGCGCGGGTGTCGTCAACCTTGAGCGCGAGACGAAGATGAGCGGCAAGATCCACGAAAAGGCCATCCTCATCATCACGAGCTATCTCGGCGGCAAGTATGCATTCAAGAAGCCGATAAGCCTCTCCGCCTCCATCACCTTCGAACAACTTTACGAGATGGTGGAAGGTGACAGCGCAACCTGCGCCGAACTCTATGCCCTCCTCTCGAGCATCAGCGGTGTTCCGCTGAAACAGTCCTTTGCCGTGACGGGCTCCATGGACCAGAACGGAGATGTTCAGCCCATAGGCGGGGTGAACCAGAAGATAGAAGGTTTTTTCCACCTTTGCAGGATGCGCGGCCTTGACGGGTCGCATGGCGTGATAATCCCGAAGCGCAATGCAAGGAACCTTGTCCTGGGTGATGAAGTGATAGAGGCCGTGGACAAGGGACTTTTCAGCGTTTACACCATTGATGGCATGGAGGAAGGCCTGGAGCTTTTAACCGGTATTCCGGCGGGGGAATTGCTGGAAGACGGGACCTATCCGGAGGGGACCCTTAACTATCTGGTGGAAAAACG
- a CDS encoding SDR family NAD(P)-dependent oxidoreductase, translated as MRLKDKVALFTAAAGAGIGQATARVMAREGAGIVVTDIHEDRARIVAAEIADEYGVKTLGLRCDVTSAADANHAVAATLGAFGRVDILFNNAGTNRPTRVVDITDEVWDLVLATSLTGTFHCCRAVVPAMMRQEGGRIISVTSVAGFRGLSGGHAHYAAAKAGVMAFTRCLAMEVAPYHITANTIAPSFIFNEFIPHIYPQDEIDRMFEEIPYPRKGTPEDVANAALFLASEEGEYMTGQTLCVTGGSWMR; from the coding sequence ATGAGACTCAAGGATAAAGTTGCTTTGTTTACGGCGGCCGCAGGCGCCGGGATCGGGCAGGCGACGGCCAGGGTGATGGCACGGGAAGGCGCCGGGATTGTCGTTACCGATATTCACGAAGACCGGGCCAGGATCGTTGCGGCGGAGATCGCCGATGAATACGGGGTAAAGACGCTGGGCCTGAGGTGTGACGTAACGAGCGCCGCTGATGCGAACCATGCCGTGGCGGCGACCCTGGGCGCCTTCGGGCGTGTCGACATACTTTTCAACAACGCGGGAACGAACCGCCCCACGCGCGTTGTTGACATTACGGACGAGGTCTGGGACCTCGTGCTTGCCACGTCGCTCACGGGCACCTTCCATTGCTGCAGGGCCGTTGTACCCGCGATGATGAGACAGGAGGGCGGCCGGATCATAAGCGTCACCTCCGTGGCTGGTTTTCGCGGACTCTCCGGCGGCCATGCCCACTATGCGGCGGCGAAAGCCGGCGTCATGGCTTTCACGAGATGCCTCGCCATGGAGGTGGCGCCCTACCACATTACGGCCAACACCATAGCCCCCAGCTTCATCTTCAACGAATTCATCCCTCATATCTATCCCCAGGATGAGATCGACAGGATGTTTGAGGAGATACCGTATCCCCGCAAGGGTACCCCGGAGGACGTCGCAAACGCTGCGCTGTTCCTTGCCTCCGAGGAGGGAGAATACATGACGGGCCAGACTCTCTGCGTCACCGGCGGGAGCTGGATGAGGTAA